In one window of Armatimonadia bacterium DNA:
- a CDS encoding sugar phosphate isomerase/epimerase family protein, with amino-acid sequence MQISFMTWACPDWTLTEVLTGAIKYGYDSVEPRVEAKQKHGIDLDTTKKVRKEIKASFADTGVRCCCLATSRTFSMEDPEKRRESVELTKRYVDLARDIDCPNLRVFGGPTPKDADFAEVKKYVTEAFRECCEHAAKSGVSLCFETHDSYCHSADALEVVRGADHPQAAICWDVMHPFRVGESFEETFANVKDYVRHCHVHDGVKPADGGAGGWEMALMGEGDIPHQEPFKLLAGIGYTGALSGEWINFLPPDEVLPHDARVMREYRAAATR; translated from the coding sequence ATGCAGATCAGTTTCATGACCTGGGCTTGTCCGGATTGGACGCTCACAGAAGTGCTGACCGGAGCCATCAAGTATGGCTATGACAGCGTCGAGCCGCGTGTTGAGGCCAAGCAGAAGCACGGCATCGATCTGGACACCACCAAGAAGGTGCGCAAGGAGATCAAGGCCAGCTTCGCCGACACGGGTGTCCGATGCTGCTGCCTCGCGACCTCACGCACCTTCTCCATGGAAGACCCTGAGAAGCGGCGCGAGAGCGTCGAGCTCACGAAGCGCTACGTGGACCTTGCCAGGGACATCGACTGCCCGAACCTGCGGGTCTTCGGTGGCCCGACCCCGAAGGACGCCGACTTCGCCGAGGTCAAGAAGTACGTGACCGAGGCCTTCCGAGAGTGCTGCGAGCACGCCGCCAAGAGCGGGGTCTCGCTGTGCTTTGAGACCCACGACTCCTACTGCCACTCAGCGGATGCCCTGGAGGTTGTTCGCGGCGCAGATCACCCCCAGGCCGCGATCTGCTGGGACGTCATGCACCCCTTCCGGGTGGGAGAGAGCTTCGAGGAGACCTTCGCCAACGTCAAGGACTACGTTCGCCATTGCCACGTTCATGATGGCGTGAAGCCGGCTGACGGTGGCGCGGGTGGCTGGGAGATGGCGCTGATGGGCGAGGGCGACATCCCGCACCAGGAGCCCTTCAAGCTGCTGGCTGGGATTGGCTACACCGGTGCGCTCTCCGGCGAGTGGATCAACTTCCTGCCTCCGGACGAGGTCTTGCCCCACGACGCCCGAGTCATGCGCGAGTACCGGGCAGCGGCTACACGCTAG
- a CDS encoding right-handed parallel beta-helix repeat-containing protein encodes MHGATRLFLGILATAMACAVGLCEPVSIPIINGDFEQGLQGWTLAAGEKISSLSQDQAASGKFSLHIRDVDPKSGSDIKATRVHVAKAGEYEIRGNHFPVSGDGLGIYVRVIDRAGQTISSDDSHVVGLSGSSRKWTPFANSFLVTADDVDLELWIHSYAAAQVEAYLDDFSFVSLGPVRTDPLWEPQYKIRPGETSRLTAADVVGPDGIVYPNWTKCGVQGGIPTVKAVCTVEQFGAKADDEGDDSAAIAAACESAGKAGGGAVMLGAGTYYLDRQILVPYSGVVLRGQGADKTRVIFRYALPESGVTFFSPAPGAKVGRNTRVEMHAKPTDLMKMRILVDGTLITAWERSLHSGNTFNFGFSGSSVISKAKDGPHKLTAVAEYKDGSLRQTEISVVVDSTYDDKTVLPLPTAAICFTGQGNVGQRLLLAKDGKRGDMTLTLQSVEGLKVGDAVFIDGPATERWKTLTKNKCLWGNYRNYITYIEGLEGNVVRLNQPLRIEFPVIDGSYAQRFLATERCGAEDFYFEQTQDLWITSIQFRNAVNCWGRGIRIYKHGRFPVYGSRAKWCEVRDCVFDDAWFKGGGGTAYSGWENSWDCLMDNVETYKLRHGPLFQWAASGCVIRNSRFHESDGQWHSGWTNENLMENCLIESTTQANGGYGYGLWASPPEDAAHGPNGPRNVVYNCDVVSLRAGLWMGGMNENWLILYNRFVVGSGPGVFAKTFSFDHLLKGNVFTLKDGKSPMVQLATADCIGVEITGNQLFGGNGQFVGGAAKPAELEGNTAAAVPATPADRPKPPVASIYEWELAHVGK; translated from the coding sequence ATGCATGGCGCAACCAGATTGTTTCTAGGCATCCTGGCGACGGCGATGGCCTGCGCCGTCGGGCTCTGCGAGCCGGTTTCGATCCCGATCATCAACGGGGACTTCGAGCAGGGCTTGCAGGGATGGACACTGGCAGCGGGGGAGAAGATCTCCTCGCTCTCACAAGATCAGGCCGCGAGCGGCAAGTTCTCGCTGCATATCCGCGACGTGGACCCCAAAAGCGGCTCGGACATCAAGGCGACCAGGGTTCACGTTGCGAAGGCCGGTGAGTACGAGATCCGGGGCAACCATTTCCCGGTTTCCGGTGACGGCCTCGGCATCTACGTGCGGGTCATCGACCGCGCCGGCCAGACAATCAGCAGTGATGACAGCCACGTGGTAGGGCTTTCGGGGTCAAGTCGCAAGTGGACGCCCTTCGCCAACAGCTTCCTGGTCACCGCTGACGACGTCGACCTCGAGCTGTGGATCCATAGCTATGCGGCTGCCCAGGTGGAGGCCTACCTCGACGACTTCAGCTTCGTCTCTCTTGGTCCCGTCAGGACAGACCCCCTGTGGGAGCCTCAATACAAGATCAGGCCCGGTGAGACCAGCCGCCTGACTGCAGCGGACGTGGTCGGCCCCGACGGCATCGTCTACCCGAACTGGACCAAGTGCGGTGTCCAGGGCGGCATCCCCACGGTCAAGGCGGTCTGCACCGTGGAGCAGTTCGGCGCCAAGGCCGATGACGAGGGCGACGACAGCGCCGCCATCGCCGCTGCCTGCGAGAGTGCGGGCAAGGCCGGAGGAGGCGCCGTGATGCTGGGCGCCGGCACCTACTACCTGGACCGCCAGATCCTGGTGCCCTACAGTGGAGTGGTTCTCCGCGGCCAGGGGGCAGACAAGACCCGCGTCATCTTCCGCTACGCCTTGCCCGAGTCCGGCGTCACCTTCTTCAGCCCTGCGCCGGGGGCGAAGGTCGGCCGGAACACACGGGTGGAGATGCACGCGAAGCCGACCGATCTGATGAAGATGCGCATCCTGGTCGACGGGACGCTGATCACGGCCTGGGAGCGGAGCCTTCACTCTGGGAACACCTTCAACTTCGGGTTCTCGGGCAGTTCCGTGATCTCCAAAGCCAAGGATGGGCCGCACAAGCTTACCGCAGTGGCCGAATACAAGGACGGCTCGCTGCGCCAGACTGAGATTAGCGTCGTCGTGGACTCCACCTATGATGACAAGACCGTGCTGCCCCTGCCGACCGCAGCGATCTGCTTCACCGGCCAGGGAAACGTCGGTCAGAGGCTGCTGCTGGCCAAGGACGGGAAGCGCGGGGATATGACCCTCACCTTGCAGAGCGTTGAGGGTCTGAAGGTGGGTGACGCCGTCTTCATCGACGGCCCGGCGACAGAGCGGTGGAAGACCCTCACCAAGAACAAGTGCCTGTGGGGCAACTACCGCAACTACATTACCTACATCGAGGGCCTTGAGGGTAACGTGGTCCGCCTCAACCAGCCGCTGCGGATCGAGTTCCCCGTGATCGACGGCTCCTATGCCCAGCGGTTCCTCGCCACCGAGCGCTGCGGTGCAGAGGACTTCTACTTCGAGCAGACTCAGGACCTGTGGATCACCAGCATCCAGTTCCGGAACGCCGTCAACTGCTGGGGTCGGGGAATCCGCATCTACAAGCACGGCCGGTTCCCCGTCTACGGCTCACGTGCGAAGTGGTGCGAGGTTCGCGACTGCGTCTTTGATGACGCCTGGTTCAAGGGTGGTGGCGGGACTGCCTACTCCGGCTGGGAGAACAGCTGGGACTGCCTCATGGACAACGTGGAGACCTACAAGCTGCGCCATGGCCCGCTCTTCCAGTGGGCTGCGAGCGGTTGCGTAATCCGCAACAGTCGCTTCCATGAGAGCGACGGTCAGTGGCACTCCGGGTGGACGAACGAGAACCTGATGGAGAACTGCCTCATCGAGTCCACGACGCAGGCGAACGGCGGCTACGGATATGGCCTCTGGGCCTCGCCGCCGGAAGACGCTGCGCATGGTCCGAATGGCCCGCGTAATGTGGTCTACAACTGCGATGTGGTCTCGCTGAGGGCCGGCCTGTGGATGGGTGGCATGAACGAGAACTGGCTCATCCTCTACAACCGGTTTGTGGTCGGAAGTGGTCCCGGCGTGTTCGCCAAGACCTTCAGCTTCGACCACCTCCTCAAGGGGAATGTCTTCACCCTCAAGGACGGCAAGTCGCCGATGGTTCAGCTTGCTACGGCCGACTGCATCGGGGTCGAGATCACCGGTAACCAGCTCTTCGGCGGGAATGGGCAGTTCGTCGGCGGTGCTGCGAAGCCGGCTGAGCTCGAGGGCAACACTGCTGCTGCGGTCCCGGCGACACCGGCAGACCGCCCGAAGCCGCCGGTAGCCTCCATCTACGAATGGGAGCTGGCCCACGTCGGCAAGTAA
- a CDS encoding DUF1559 domain-containing protein, whose protein sequence is MSKRSRRGFTLIELLVVIAIIAILAAILFPVFARAREKARQSSCQSNLKQIGLAFTMYAQDYDEKMPRGSGYVAPTTLLSPGNYAEWFLELAPYIKNTQIFNCPSAARTAFQTGGVDSTALGYGVAYSRNLFIDRTAMADIIEPANCIIMADGVNNYMRLWCKASEGSNYGWSWNRHNDGCNYAFVDGHVKWMKINPATQFATRDAYMHLSYHP, encoded by the coding sequence ATGAGTAAGAGGTCGCGACGTGGTTTTACCCTCATTGAGTTGTTGGTTGTTATCGCAATCATTGCGATCCTGGCTGCGATCCTGTTCCCGGTCTTCGCGCGAGCTCGGGAGAAGGCTCGTCAGTCCAGTTGCCAGAGCAACCTCAAGCAGATCGGTCTCGCCTTCACCATGTACGCGCAGGACTACGATGAGAAGATGCCGCGTGGCTCCGGCTACGTAGCCCCGACCACTCTCCTCTCCCCGGGCAACTATGCCGAGTGGTTCCTGGAACTTGCCCCCTACATCAAGAACACCCAGATCTTCAACTGCCCGTCGGCAGCACGCACTGCCTTCCAGACCGGTGGCGTCGACAGCACCGCTCTGGGGTATGGTGTGGCCTACTCCCGGAACCTCTTCATCGACCGCACCGCCATGGCCGACATCATCGAGCCCGCGAACTGCATCATCATGGCCGACGGTGTCAACAACTACATGCGCCTTTGGTGCAAGGCCTCCGAGGGCAGCAACTACGGTTGGTCCTGGAACCGGCACAACGACGGCTGCAACTACGCCTTCGTCGATGGCCACGTCAAGTGGATGAAGATCAACCCGGCCACCCAGTTCGCCACCCGCGACGCCTACATGCACCTGTCCTACCATCCGTAG